A single window of Actinoallomurus bryophytorum DNA harbors:
- a CDS encoding WXG100 family type VII secretion target, with protein MPSETEAAGTEFGVNLASLHNAIGTVQDASDNISFSVEQIEVRMQNLSAYWHSPAFTSFEEVHTWFHRASTDLTDLLTELISRMQTAYENYSSAEWTNTKNMTPDGGAS; from the coding sequence ATGCCGAGTGAAACAGAGGCCGCCGGAACAGAGTTCGGCGTGAATCTGGCGAGTCTGCACAATGCCATCGGGACGGTACAGGACGCATCCGACAACATCTCTTTCTCGGTGGAACAGATCGAGGTGAGGATGCAAAATCTGTCCGCGTACTGGCACAGTCCGGCGTTCACCAGCTTCGAGGAGGTCCACACGTGGTTTCACCGTGCGTCGACCGACCTGACGGACCTCCTCACTGAACTCATCTCCCGTATGCAGACGGCATATGAGAACTACAGCAGCGCCGAATGGACGAACACGAAGAACATGACTCCCGACGGAGGCGCTTCCTGA